Proteins found in one Fibrobacter sp. UWEL genomic segment:
- a CDS encoding type IV pilin protein — MRKQGFTIVELMVVVIIMGILASVVVPKVAGAVVKAKASEISPAASTYTKLQSAYLYEHKSFGTWKKIGYQSPGGKKGRTDVFKYSKGDVTTSIKGRNLSSALGGEGQVAWQAENRVGLGNCHVGNQWQIRVVALNATEIEFRPEIVQSQTSAGCVSLAKDWGNFNLQASMITAPNNYAGHTPSSSAAGNPAGTLNPETPDDEIVVAGGPTGGSGSGLDPEEKSSSSVVSSSSAESSSSNKKFYDEEEGFEDEDDGSCGVMYTKAGNRCPPSWCKLNGNVAKNHGGWSNAGHKWNECYVARQDLIQEAANQGLVSCNKNGNVCKVAKTAKGTTITIKGNKISTAAEEASDDDEVTSSSSTVVSSSSTLVYSGKGRANAEKALGDKVMCADSKNDNACQSWRLASECPMPNKDYTACTSW; from the coding sequence ATGAGAAAGCAAGGGTTTACAATCGTGGAGCTGATGGTGGTGGTGATCATCATGGGCATCCTGGCATCCGTGGTGGTGCCGAAGGTGGCGGGGGCTGTGGTTAAGGCCAAGGCTAGCGAGATTTCGCCGGCGGCTTCGACTTATACTAAGCTGCAGTCCGCATACCTGTACGAACACAAGTCTTTTGGTACCTGGAAGAAGATTGGTTACCAGTCTCCGGGTGGCAAGAAGGGTAGGACGGACGTCTTTAAGTACTCCAAAGGCGACGTCACCACCTCCATCAAGGGTAGGAACTTGAGTTCTGCCCTGGGTGGGGAGGGTCAAGTGGCCTGGCAGGCCGAAAATCGCGTGGGTCTGGGCAATTGCCATGTGGGGAACCAGTGGCAGATCCGAGTAGTGGCTTTGAACGCTACTGAGATTGAATTCCGCCCGGAAATCGTGCAATCACAGACTTCAGCAGGTTGTGTGTCGCTGGCAAAGGACTGGGGCAACTTCAACTTGCAGGCTTCTATGATTACGGCGCCCAACAACTATGCCGGCCACACTCCTTCTTCCAGCGCTGCGGGTAATCCTGCTGGTACCTTGAATCCGGAAACTCCGGATGACGAAATCGTCGTGGCGGGAGGACCTACCGGCGGCTCGGGCTCTGGCCTTGATCCTGAGGAAAAGTCTTCTTCTTCTGTTGTGTCTTCCTCCTCTGCTGAATCTAGTAGTTCCAATAAGAAGTTCTATGACGAGGAAGAGGGCTTTGAGGATGAAGACGACGGCAGCTGCGGCGTGATGTACACGAAGGCTGGAAATCGCTGCCCGCCCAGCTGGTGTAAACTGAACGGTAACGTGGCCAAGAATCACGGCGGCTGGAGCAATGCCGGCCATAAGTGGAATGAATGTTACGTTGCTCGTCAGGACTTGATTCAGGAAGCCGCCAACCAGGGCCTGGTTTCCTGCAACAAGAACGGCAATGTGTGCAAGGTGGCTAAGACTGCTAAGGGGACGACCATTACCATCAAGGGAAATAAGATCAGCACCGCTGCAGAAGAAGCCTCTGACGATGACGAAGTTACGTCCAGTTCCTCCACGGTCGTATCTAGTTCCTCTACTCTGGTGTATTCCGGCAAGGGCCGTGCAAATGCCGAGAAGGCTCTGGGCGACAAGGTCATGTGCGCTGATAGCAAGAACGACAATGCCTGCCAAAGCTGGCGCCTGGCAAGTGAATGTCCCATGCCGAATAAGGACTATACTGCATGTACTAGCTGGTAG
- a CDS encoding ATP-dependent endonuclease: MQPQALRLSEITISNLRSIQRQRFPLSSFTALIGYNNAGKTNILMGIRWLLAHFSLDISYFDDPNRPVEVEGVFDGISDQVLARLGEESALEINPFLVNAGPNVGQLRVKKVQRIPGENPDCMEFFAFVPSNKRNGANRKEWVRVSDGFMAAFSRMFPESIAIWDFEGNQAFVKLLHEIFKPLERRFGGEITMLLAKFSDLLSPDSENRAEEISSFDKDVNEKLRPLFPSVKVELDIPVPTMETFLKKANLKVIDEDDGFERDINRMGAGSQRAIQMALIRYLADIKKHHNNHYLSRTMLLIDSPELYLHPQAVELVRVALKNLSNEGYQVVFATHSAQMVTSEDVSTSLLIRKNKERGTFMRKRMEDAVHQVVQDAPSQLQMLFSLSNSNEFLFADYVLLTEGKTELRVLPALFERITGQSFALIKCALVRQGGVSNTRKSMQVLGAMDMPVRAIVDLDYAFTTATHDGFLDYNDPDIRYCQNLFRELAFQHHLRLVNGLPVSKHSNTTAAQAYAMMAAMPEAERPIRSIHAKLRSQGIWVWTKGAIEEHLGLESKSEAAWSKFIERSRSANFTKTLPDYNSIEELCRWIIEGAHG, translated from the coding sequence ATGCAGCCACAAGCTTTAAGACTTTCTGAGATTACGATTTCGAATTTGAGATCTATTCAGCGGCAACGTTTCCCGCTGAGTAGTTTTACGGCGTTGATTGGCTATAATAATGCGGGTAAGACCAACATCCTGATGGGGATTCGTTGGCTCTTGGCTCATTTTTCTCTGGATATTTCGTATTTCGATGACCCGAACCGCCCGGTAGAGGTGGAGGGTGTATTTGATGGTATTTCGGATCAGGTCCTGGCGCGACTGGGCGAAGAATCTGCGCTGGAGATTAACCCGTTCCTGGTAAATGCGGGGCCTAATGTGGGCCAGCTGAGAGTGAAAAAGGTGCAGCGCATCCCGGGGGAGAACCCTGACTGCATGGAATTTTTTGCTTTCGTGCCCAGCAACAAGCGGAATGGCGCCAACCGGAAGGAATGGGTCCGAGTGAGCGATGGCTTTATGGCGGCCTTTAGCCGCATGTTCCCGGAATCCATTGCCATATGGGATTTCGAGGGGAACCAGGCCTTCGTTAAGCTGCTGCACGAGATTTTCAAACCGCTGGAACGGCGCTTTGGCGGTGAAATCACCATGTTGCTGGCAAAGTTCAGCGACCTGCTTTCGCCGGATAGTGAAAACCGGGCGGAAGAGATTTCTTCCTTCGACAAGGACGTGAACGAGAAGTTGCGCCCGCTGTTCCCCAGCGTGAAGGTGGAGCTGGATATTCCTGTGCCCACCATGGAAACGTTCCTGAAGAAGGCCAACCTGAAGGTCATCGACGAAGATGATGGCTTCGAGCGTGATATTAACCGCATGGGGGCGGGCTCCCAGCGCGCTATCCAGATGGCCTTGATCCGCTATCTGGCGGACATCAAGAAGCATCATAACAATCACTACCTGAGCCGCACCATGCTGCTCATCGACTCGCCGGAGCTGTACTTGCACCCGCAGGCAGTGGAACTGGTGCGCGTCGCCCTGAAGAACTTGTCCAACGAGGGCTATCAAGTGGTGTTCGCCACCCACAGCGCCCAGATGGTCACTAGCGAAGACGTGAGCACGTCCCTCCTGATTCGAAAGAACAAGGAGCGCGGTACCTTCATGCGGAAGAGGATGGAAGACGCAGTCCACCAGGTGGTTCAGGATGCTCCCAGCCAGCTTCAGATGTTGTTCAGCCTGAGCAACAGTAACGAATTTTTGTTCGCTGACTATGTGCTCCTGACGGAAGGGAAGACGGAACTTCGTGTTCTGCCTGCCTTGTTTGAGCGCATCACGGGGCAGAGCTTCGCTCTCATCAAGTGTGCCTTGGTTCGCCAGGGAGGGGTCAGCAATACCCGCAAGAGTATGCAAGTCCTAGGGGCTATGGATATGCCTGTCCGGGCCATCGTGGACTTGGATTACGCATTTACAACTGCTACTCACGACGGGTTCCTGGATTACAACGATCCGGATATCCGCTACTGCCAGAATCTGTTTAGGGAGTTGGCTTTCCAGCATCATCTGCGGTTGGTCAATGGACTTCCCGTGAGCAAGCATAGCAATACTACTGCCGCACAGGCTTACGCCATGATGGCCGCCATGCCAGAAGCGGAACGTCCTATCCGCAGCATTCACGCCAAGCTCCGCAGCCAGGGTATCTGGGTGTGGACCAAGGGTGCCATCGAGGAACATCTGGGTCTTGAATCCAAGAGTGAGGCCGCCTGGAGCAAGTTCATTGAACGTAGCAGGTCGGCAAATTTCACCAAGACTTTGCCGGATTACAACAGTATCGAGGAATTGTGCCGCTGGATTATTGAAGGGGCGCATGGCTAA
- a CDS encoding LamG-like jellyroll fold domain-containing protein — MMRLDKAKQRFATFGVALAGILAGSAFMGCSDSNVAGNSAETGSPELAGVLYLDGGKPAALARVQCVPSHFDVLHDTLPGFFQTVADDSGAYVLDSVPTGTYSLEAFDPESGKMLLVQHIEVPDSGRVAISDTLQSSGYFALTLEDESLDGVEGSALVVGTTILRHIKVVDGVILVDSLPADSMDIVLQLNDGAGEFHFGVNVPAADTVEIVLEPDTVAAPVDTIIKRYVASLAWPVEVDSSVDTYSSDIPLAIRLDSSNCDFAELDSLTGRWEAYRFTKSGSRSASLPISLSYFDTESQQALFWVRVDSLNVSDSLELVFNTSRQPVYALDVFPTSRAYTAVYHFDDGVETISDEAEKQGYVATGHGLKSVDGVLGNAASFDGSSYMVVDSSAACDTIRKTHLNYAFKDNFNLSLWVKLDRVDTIQTIVAKGQSQYDLRFSPDSGIVAQFYHKAEDYKDSTSDTTSYRMVIAAGASLVKAGQWMFVSVNGYWNYKMFIDGVVQDAKAAKVDWPEGNRSEGADLEVGRMNAKTGDVEYFKGAVDELFISRSVRNDAWISASYYNQKPGSVWPKIVAK; from the coding sequence ATGATGAGATTGGATAAAGCAAAGCAACGTTTTGCGACTTTTGGAGTTGCGCTGGCTGGAATTCTAGCTGGTTCTGCCTTTATGGGCTGCTCCGATAGTAACGTTGCGGGTAATAGTGCAGAAACGGGCTCTCCGGAGTTGGCTGGCGTGCTTTATCTGGATGGGGGTAAACCTGCGGCTCTTGCCCGGGTGCAATGCGTTCCCTCTCATTTTGATGTTCTTCACGATACATTGCCGGGATTTTTCCAGACGGTGGCAGATGATTCTGGCGCCTACGTGCTGGATTCTGTCCCCACGGGTACGTACTCTCTGGAGGCTTTTGACCCTGAATCGGGCAAGATGCTGTTGGTGCAGCATATTGAGGTTCCCGATAGTGGGCGGGTAGCTATTAGCGATACCTTGCAGTCTTCCGGCTATTTTGCCTTGACTTTGGAAGACGAATCTTTGGACGGTGTCGAAGGTTCCGCCCTGGTGGTGGGCACTACCATCCTGCGCCATATTAAGGTGGTGGACGGTGTGATTTTGGTGGATTCCCTGCCTGCGGATTCCATGGACATTGTGCTGCAACTGAACGATGGGGCGGGTGAATTCCACTTTGGCGTGAATGTTCCTGCTGCTGATACGGTGGAAATTGTGCTGGAGCCCGATACTGTGGCGGCCCCCGTAGATACTATCATCAAGCGTTACGTGGCATCTCTGGCTTGGCCTGTGGAGGTGGATTCTTCTGTGGATACTTACTCCAGCGATATCCCTCTGGCTATTCGACTGGATAGTTCCAATTGTGACTTTGCTGAACTGGACAGCCTGACGGGACGCTGGGAAGCTTATCGCTTTACTAAGAGCGGGTCTCGCAGTGCGTCTCTGCCTATTTCCTTAAGTTATTTCGATACGGAATCCCAACAGGCTTTGTTCTGGGTTCGCGTAGATTCCTTGAACGTTTCTGACTCTCTGGAACTGGTTTTCAATACTAGCCGACAGCCAGTTTATGCGCTGGATGTGTTCCCCACAAGCCGCGCCTATACGGCGGTGTACCACTTTGACGATGGGGTGGAAACCATATCTGACGAAGCGGAAAAGCAGGGTTACGTAGCTACCGGCCATGGCTTGAAATCGGTGGATGGAGTGCTGGGTAATGCCGCTTCCTTCGATGGTAGCAGCTACATGGTGGTGGATAGTTCCGCTGCCTGCGATACTATCCGCAAGACTCATCTGAACTACGCTTTTAAGGATAATTTCAATTTGTCTCTCTGGGTGAAATTGGATCGGGTGGATACCATCCAGACGATTGTTGCCAAGGGACAGAGTCAGTATGATTTACGCTTCTCTCCGGATTCTGGCATTGTGGCTCAGTTCTACCATAAGGCGGAAGACTATAAGGACTCTACCAGCGATACTACCAGCTACCGTATGGTAATCGCTGCGGGTGCAAGTCTGGTGAAGGCTGGCCAATGGATGTTCGTATCTGTCAATGGCTACTGGAATTACAAGATGTTTATTGATGGTGTAGTTCAGGATGCCAAGGCCGCCAAGGTGGATTGGCCCGAGGGAAACCGCAGCGAAGGTGCTGACCTTGAGGTGGGCCGCATGAATGCCAAGACGGGCGATGTGGAATATTTCAAGGGGGCTGTGGATGAGCTGTTCATCTCAAGAAGCGTCCGCAACGATGCCTGGATTTCTGCATCCTACTACAATCAAAAGCCTGGTAGCGTCTGGCCCAAGATCGTCGCGAAGTAG
- a CDS encoding NAD(P)H-hydrate dehydratase: protein MGVFRQSALDNCRPILSTEGMRALDNDTKTFNSRNNGFGAGDFAPGNSPVDAGYALMLQAGDALYKRVRQMLPQETYGTSVAIFVGGGNNGGDGLVLAKLLLENGVHCVVYSLAKAETFKNEAKLAYDDLVANGGSLVSVAGGLPAVPTFKLVVDCMLGNGASGELRPAFAQVVQTINGWNIPVLAADAPTGYDSSYHHTGEISIKAKETMLFGLPRLDPYTQEGSRCFGDVTIAPLSYQEDLIRRYDQGLYLAEESLIEQLLPSRNEAGEKRSQGCALIIAGSSNMTGAAALCTESTLRSGAGLVTLATPKAILPVLQTKLSEPVFCGLGTSDSCNLSMTHIMQLQDVARHQHAVAIGPGLGTDPETQDAVRIFLSGLNLPVVIDADAINACGSSFFCMDSSHKEVIITPHKREWERNFGPLPSSENYYPEYLKQVAAQFGLVILLKGSPTYIATPDGRVFVVPARNSGLAKGGSGDVLTGIIVALLAQGVPAPEAAVLGALIHQKAGRITREQMGAYAMLPSDVIKNLGKAFG, encoded by the coding sequence ATGGGAGTTTTTAGGCAGTCCGCCTTGGACAATTGCAGGCCCATCCTTTCTACCGAAGGAATGCGCGCCCTGGACAATGACACAAAGACTTTCAACAGCAGAAACAACGGGTTCGGAGCAGGCGATTTCGCTCCGGGCAACTCTCCCGTAGACGCGGGATATGCCTTAATGCTTCAGGCAGGGGACGCTCTTTATAAGAGAGTCCGCCAGATGTTGCCACAAGAGACTTACGGAACATCGGTCGCCATCTTCGTAGGTGGGGGCAACAACGGCGGCGACGGTCTAGTCCTGGCCAAGTTGCTGCTGGAAAACGGCGTCCATTGTGTTGTATACTCCCTGGCAAAAGCAGAGACTTTCAAGAACGAGGCAAAGCTCGCCTATGACGATCTGGTGGCTAACGGCGGCTCGCTGGTCAGTGTAGCTGGCGGCCTTCCCGCTGTCCCCACCTTTAAACTGGTGGTTGACTGCATGCTGGGTAACGGCGCCTCCGGCGAACTCCGTCCGGCTTTCGCTCAAGTCGTCCAGACCATCAACGGCTGGAACATTCCGGTCCTTGCCGCAGACGCACCCACCGGATACGATTCCTCTTACCACCACACGGGCGAGATCAGCATTAAAGCAAAAGAAACAATGCTGTTTGGCCTCCCCCGTCTGGACCCCTACACTCAGGAAGGTTCACGCTGTTTCGGCGACGTCACTATTGCGCCGCTCAGCTATCAGGAAGACTTAATCCGCCGCTACGATCAGGGTCTGTACCTTGCAGAAGAAAGCTTGATTGAACAGCTTCTGCCCAGCCGTAATGAAGCAGGCGAAAAGCGTTCTCAGGGTTGTGCGTTGATTATCGCGGGCTCTTCCAATATGACAGGCGCCGCCGCGCTGTGTACGGAATCCACCCTCCGGAGCGGCGCAGGCTTAGTCACGCTGGCAACGCCCAAGGCCATCCTGCCGGTACTGCAGACAAAGCTTTCCGAACCCGTCTTTTGCGGGCTTGGAACCTCCGACAGTTGCAACCTGTCCATGACACACATCATGCAGCTGCAGGATGTGGCCCGCCACCAGCACGCAGTGGCCATCGGGCCAGGCCTTGGCACAGATCCCGAGACTCAGGACGCCGTCCGCATTTTCCTCTCGGGCCTTAATCTCCCTGTGGTCATTGACGCAGACGCCATCAACGCCTGCGGCTCCTCCTTCTTCTGTATGGATAGTTCCCACAAGGAAGTGATTATCACCCCACACAAACGTGAATGGGAACGTAACTTCGGGCCGCTACCCTCTAGTGAAAACTACTATCCGGAATACTTAAAGCAGGTGGCCGCACAATTTGGCCTTGTAATCCTGCTGAAAGGCTCCCCCACGTACATCGCTACGCCAGATGGCCGCGTATTTGTGGTGCCCGCCCGCAATTCTGGTCTTGCAAAGGGCGGTTCCGGCGATGTCCTGACAGGCATTATTGTAGCCCTGCTGGCACAAGGCGTTCCCGCTCCCGAAGCAGCTGTATTAGGCGCTCTGATCCATCAGAAAGCAGGTCGCATTACCCGCGAACAGATGGGCGCATACGCCATGCTCCCCAGCGATGTCATTAAAAATCTAGGCAAAGCCTTCGGGTAA
- a CDS encoding porin family protein, whose translation MRKLSALILSIALTAAAFAQDEAPAAKKATVGVGAKVAFDYGMIYGMDDEQDDVDGSPSGMGFDAGLMLSVELTNNFYFAPELNFAYIKTEHKYINTTRRYTRMDLEIPLMLRGVVAERFYGTFGPQLGLNLSNKNKAEAIGMEISEDFDQAFFEFGVAVGAGVKVAAGLFVDLRIYMGMTELFPDVDYMWDDNFDKDPSKTTGWSSIDMSGAKNLKFKFGISYWFI comes from the coding sequence ATGAGGAAGCTTTCCGCCCTTATTCTTTCCATCGCACTGACCGCAGCCGCATTCGCACAAGACGAAGCCCCCGCAGCAAAGAAAGCCACCGTGGGTGTAGGCGCAAAGGTCGCATTCGACTACGGCATGATTTACGGCATGGATGACGAGCAGGACGACGTGGACGGCAGCCCCTCCGGCATGGGCTTTGATGCAGGCCTTATGCTCAGCGTAGAGCTGACAAACAACTTCTACTTTGCTCCGGAATTAAACTTCGCCTACATCAAGACCGAACACAAGTACATTAACACCACCCGCCGTTACACCCGCATGGATCTGGAAATACCCCTGATGTTGCGCGGCGTTGTGGCAGAGCGCTTCTACGGAACCTTCGGCCCCCAGCTGGGACTGAACCTCTCCAACAAAAATAAAGCAGAAGCCATCGGTATGGAAATTTCCGAAGATTTTGACCAGGCCTTCTTTGAATTCGGCGTGGCCGTGGGCGCAGGCGTCAAAGTTGCCGCAGGCCTGTTTGTGGACCTCCGCATTTACATGGGCATGACCGAGCTGTTCCCCGATGTAGATTACATGTGGGATGACAACTTCGACAAGGATCCCAGCAAGACTACCGGCTGGTCCTCCATCGACATGTCCGGCGCCAAGAACCTGAAATTCAAGTTCGGCATCAGCTACTGGTTTATCTAA
- a CDS encoding metal-dependent transcriptional regulator codes for MENENTKLTQSLEDYLEMVHMLKMAHGIARVKDIAAALSVKMPSVAKAILELKKLGLVTQEPYSGVELTEAGEKAAADVLNRHILLKGFLIRLGVSEAIADKDACCMEHILSAETLSKIEDFMKPSNITVTASLKKPKVARSK; via the coding sequence ATGGAAAACGAAAACACTAAACTCACGCAGAGTCTGGAAGATTATCTGGAAATGGTGCACATGCTTAAGATGGCTCATGGCATTGCCCGCGTCAAGGATATTGCTGCAGCTCTGTCTGTTAAGATGCCTTCTGTGGCAAAGGCCATTCTTGAACTGAAGAAGCTGGGCCTGGTCACTCAGGAACCTTATAGTGGCGTGGAATTGACGGAAGCGGGGGAGAAGGCTGCGGCCGATGTCCTGAATCGCCATATTCTACTGAAAGGATTTTTAATTCGTCTCGGCGTCTCCGAAGCTATTGCTGATAAGGACGCCTGCTGCATGGAACACATCCTGTCGGCGGAGACTCTGTCTAAAATCGAAGACTTCATGAAGCCTTCCAATATCACTGTGACCGCAAGCCTTAAGAAGCCCAAGGTTGCAAGGAGTAAGTAA
- a CDS encoding FeoA family protein — MSCNCGCGSPKSTKKWNADPKFSELKKGDKVEIVGYNEGDSRYKSKLLSMGLVRGVTLEVMQIAPLGDPIEVSVLSYRLSLRREEGNVLNLKRV; from the coding sequence ATGAGCTGTAATTGCGGCTGCGGTTCTCCCAAGTCCACCAAGAAGTGGAATGCGGATCCGAAATTCTCTGAACTGAAGAAGGGCGACAAGGTGGAAATCGTCGGCTATAACGAAGGTGATTCCCGTTATAAGTCCAAGCTCCTTTCCATGGGCCTTGTCCGCGGCGTCACTCTTGAAGTGATGCAGATTGCTCCTCTGGGTGATCCCATCGAAGTGAGTGTGTTGAGCTACCGCCTTTCTTTGCGTCGTGAAGAAGGCAATGTATTGAATCTGAAGAGAGTTTAA
- the feoB gene encoding ferrous iron transport protein B: MSPKPFTIAIAGNPNCGKTALFNALTGSRQSVGNWPGVTVEKKEGFFDLGARHIRVVDLPGTYAIFANSEDERAAVDFLLTREADLIVNIMDATNIERNMFLTSQLVDMRQPMVIAVNMMDIAEKRGLHIDLEALSKRFGVPAIPLSAVSEKSVTNFISQMAHVISSQIAIPTEFTYGEKVENMVKELEPQVAPVAEMLDASPRWVSLMYLGHSGCYADKFAAAGVKLDKATVTAKLGEESEFVMADARYSMAHEIAGEVIVGDRTKKTNSDKFDSILLNRWLALPIFLLVMYLVFWIAVTIGSAFIDFFDITFGAIFVDGLGYLLGDVIGAPAWVTAILADGVGAGIQTVSTFIPVIFFMFLCLTFLEDSGYMARAAFVADRFMRFLGLPGRAFVPMMVGFGCGVPGIMGSRVLESKRERFLTIFLVPFMSCGARLPVYALFAAAFFGKQAGTIVFLLYLVGIVFAIVYGLFLKKSLFMGQSSNFVMELPNYHLPKFKSLMIHSWLKLKDYVLRAGKVITIAVAVLGFLNAFGYVDGKFTAGNADSENSLLSSVGKTITPVFEPFGVEEDNWPASVSLFTGLLAKEAVIGTMNSLYAMAPKDEAAGVEVGPKAEPASAVIPSDSSNVILNEGVAAVEESSAEPAPVDSTVIPSEGVAAVEESTEASAEQPAEAPAEENPLIAGVDECPAEEEEEGAPDIKGAFIEAFQSIPANLSEVVGSLTDILGTSGELEGQAAAELKKETLDKIQESKTLTCEEYAAIETFGEEEGDEKTREEVFAKLAAAGVELSEDEMGALEEGDLSETADIYANLRSYFHNGGHDGFNWQVFAFLVFILLYVPCLAAMGVVVREIGLGLGILMATVQTIIAWSVAVLLYQIPVGGDTKWSVIAVIVLIGTGIFLKFFGIKANKQKRFED; this comes from the coding sequence ATGTCACCGAAACCGTTTACAATTGCAATTGCAGGTAACCCCAACTGCGGTAAGACTGCTTTATTCAACGCCCTTACGGGCTCCCGCCAGAGTGTGGGCAACTGGCCCGGCGTTACCGTCGAAAAGAAAGAAGGCTTTTTCGATCTGGGCGCCCGCCACATCCGTGTGGTGGACCTTCCGGGTACTTACGCCATCTTCGCCAACTCCGAAGATGAACGTGCTGCTGTTGACTTCCTCCTGACTCGGGAAGCCGACCTGATTGTAAACATCATGGACGCCACCAACATCGAACGCAATATGTTCCTGACTTCCCAGCTGGTGGATATGCGCCAGCCCATGGTGATTGCGGTGAACATGATGGATATTGCCGAAAAGCGCGGCCTCCATATTGATCTTGAAGCTTTGTCCAAACGTTTTGGCGTACCCGCCATCCCTCTCTCTGCGGTGAGCGAAAAGAGCGTTACCAATTTCATTAGCCAGATGGCCCATGTTATCTCTAGCCAAATTGCCATCCCCACTGAATTCACCTATGGTGAAAAGGTGGAAAACATGGTGAAGGAATTGGAACCTCAAGTAGCTCCCGTAGCAGAGATGTTGGACGCAAGCCCCCGTTGGGTTTCCCTCATGTACTTGGGTCACAGCGGCTGCTATGCCGATAAGTTTGCTGCTGCAGGCGTTAAGCTGGACAAGGCTACTGTTACTGCAAAGCTTGGTGAAGAATCTGAATTCGTTATGGCTGATGCCCGCTACAGTATGGCCCATGAAATCGCTGGCGAAGTGATTGTTGGCGATCGAACCAAGAAGACCAATTCCGACAAGTTCGATTCCATTTTGCTGAACCGTTGGCTGGCTCTGCCTATCTTCCTGTTGGTCATGTATCTGGTATTCTGGATTGCGGTGACTATCGGTAGCGCCTTCATTGACTTCTTCGATATTACCTTCGGTGCAATCTTTGTAGATGGCCTTGGTTACCTGCTGGGTGACGTCATTGGCGCTCCTGCTTGGGTGACTGCAATTCTCGCTGACGGTGTGGGTGCCGGTATCCAGACGGTGTCTACCTTCATCCCGGTCATCTTCTTCATGTTCCTGTGCCTTACCTTCCTGGAAGACTCTGGCTACATGGCTCGCGCTGCCTTCGTGGCGGACCGCTTTATGCGATTCCTGGGGTTGCCTGGTCGGGCATTCGTCCCCATGATGGTGGGCTTTGGTTGTGGCGTTCCCGGCATTATGGGCTCCCGCGTTCTTGAAAGTAAGCGTGAGCGCTTCCTCACTATATTCCTTGTACCTTTCATGAGCTGTGGCGCCCGCTTGCCGGTGTACGCACTGTTTGCTGCAGCCTTCTTTGGTAAGCAGGCTGGAACCATTGTGTTCCTGCTGTACCTGGTGGGTATTGTATTTGCTATCGTGTACGGTTTGTTCCTGAAGAAGTCCCTCTTTATGGGTCAATCCAGCAACTTTGTGATGGAACTTCCCAATTATCATCTGCCCAAGTTTAAGTCCCTGATGATCCATTCCTGGCTCAAGCTGAAGGACTACGTGCTTCGCGCTGGTAAGGTGATTACTATTGCTGTGGCTGTTCTTGGCTTCCTCAATGCCTTTGGCTATGTGGATGGCAAGTTTACCGCCGGCAACGCAGATTCCGAAAACAGCCTGCTCTCCTCTGTAGGCAAGACTATTACCCCGGTGTTCGAACCCTTTGGTGTTGAAGAAGACAACTGGCCTGCATCCGTTTCCCTCTTTACCGGCTTGCTGGCCAAGGAAGCTGTCATCGGTACCATGAATTCCCTCTACGCCATGGCCCCGAAGGATGAAGCCGCTGGTGTAGAAGTAGGACCTAAGGCAGAACCCGCCTCCGCTGTCATTCCGAGCGATTCCTCTAACGTCATTCTGAACGAAGGCGTAGCCGCAGTCGAAGAATCCAGTGCGGAACCCGCTCCAGTTGACTCGACTGTCATTCCGAGCGAAGGCGTAGCCGCAGTCGAGGAATCTACTGAAGCCTCCGCGGAACAGCCTGCCGAAGCACCTGCAGAAGAAAATCCTCTTATCGCCGGCGTCGATGAATGCCCTGCAGAAGAAGAGGAAGAAGGTGCTCCGGATATCAAGGGTGCGTTCATTGAAGCCTTCCAGTCTATTCCTGCAAACCTGAGCGAAGTGGTTGGATCTCTTACCGATATTCTGGGTACCTCTGGCGAATTGGAAGGTCAGGCTGCCGCAGAACTGAAGAAGGAAACTCTGGACAAGATTCAGGAATCCAAGACCTTGACTTGTGAAGAATATGCCGCCATCGAAACCTTCGGTGAAGAGGAAGGCGACGAAAAGACTCGCGAAGAAGTATTTGCAAAGCTTGCTGCCGCCGGTGTAGAACTGAGTGAAGATGAAATGGGTGCCCTTGAAGAAGGCGACCTGAGCGAAACCGCAGATATCTACGCAAACCTCCGCTCTTACTTCCATAACGGCGGTCACGATGGATTCAACTGGCAGGTGTTTGCATTCCTGGTGTTCATCCTGCTGTACGTGCCTTGCCTGGCTGCCATGGGCGTTGTGGTTCGTGAAATCGGCCTGGGTCTCGGTATCCTCATGGCAACGGTTCAAACCATCATCGCTTGGTCTGTAGCGGTACTCCTCTATCAGATTCCTGTAGGTGGCGATACTAAGTGGTCTGTAATCGCTGTGATCGTCTTGATTGGAACTGGAATCTTCCTGAAGTTCTTTGGCATCAAGGCAAACAAGCAAAAGAGATTTGAGGACTGA